GCAGGCTGCGGAGCGATAATCACGGTTTACGTTATCATTCAGCGAGTAATTTTAAGCCCCATACGACAACTCAGGGCCCTTGTGAGCAATGTGTCCGAGGGTAATATCAATGCCCGTTCTTCAATCAAAACCAACGACGAATATCAGCGTTTTGCTGAAGGCTTCAACCAAATGCTCGACGGACTCAGAGACAGCCAGCAAAAGCTGAGAAAAGCAAATAAGCAGCTTGATGAGAAAATCGTAGAGCTTTCTGAGAGAAACGTGGAGCTGTTTAAGGCCAACAAGCTGAAAAATGAATTCCTCGCCAATATGAGCCACGAATTCAGAACGCCTCTGAATGCAATCATAGGCTTCTCAGACCTGCTCAGAGACAATACACCCCGCTCGCCTGAGAAGATATCCAGATACGCGGGGAATATCTCTGAGAGCGGGCGAAATCTTCTGAGCATGATAAATGATCTGCTCGATCTCGCCAAGGCTGAGGCCGGCAGGCTTGAGCTCAGGATAGATAAAACAAGCGTCCCCGAGCTCTGCAGAGGGGTTGTAAGCTTCTTCTACGGTATGGTGCAGAAGAAAAATATCAGCCTTGAGCTGGAGGTGGATGATGAGATTCCAATTATCAAGACCGACGCATCAAAGGTGCAGCAGATACTCTACAACTTCATCAGCAACGCGATAAAATTCACGCCCGAAGAGGGTGAAATCAAGATGGACGTTATGATGGCCGATGAGAAAACGGTTCGCATCTCAGTAACTGACACCGGCTGCGGCATACCGAAAGACCAGCAGGAATCGATATTCGGCAAATTCCGCCAGCTCGACGGGTCTATAACGAGGATGGTTCCGGGAAGCGGGCTTGGACTTGCTATATCTAAAGAACTCGCCAACCTGCTTGCAGCCAATATAGGCGTTGAAAGCGAACCTGAGAGAGGCGCAACCTTCTATCTGGAAATCCCCGTGATACTGGAAGAGGAAAACAAGGAAGAATAAGACCTAAAAAGCATAAATTTGCAAGCCTCAAAAAAAAATCTTGACAATACAGGGAGATTGTTGTAGAATTATGGGTGTCGTTCGGAAAAAATAATTTGATTTATTCTGGAGAAGAGATGAGATTTTTTTTAGCAATCGGTTTTTGTTTATGCTTCATATCTGGTATTATTTGGGCGGATACTTTTGGGACTGGAAGCGATCAGTTTGATATGGATTTTGTGACGATATCAGGAGAAAGCAACCCAAACAGCGGTTACGGCATCGTCGATGGCGATTATCGCATGGGCAAATTCGAGATTACGAACGACCAGTGGAACAAATTCGTCAACATCAACGGAGCTCCTACGGGCGATCCGTCTGACGCTTACGATCAAAATGGCGGCTGGAGCGGCGCAAATGTTCCGACTAACGAGGTCAGTTGGCACGAGGCAGCTCAGTTCGTTAACTGGCTTAACACCTCGAAGGGCTACCAGGCGGCGTACAAATTTACGGGCACTAAGGGCCAGAGCGACTACGCACTGGACACTTGGAGCGCCACCGAAGCCGATAACGGCACGAACCTCTACCGCCATAAAGATGCGTTTTACTACCTGCCGACACACGATGAGTGGATCAAGGCGGCATATTGGAATGGGACGGAACGTCAGACATACGCGACCAAGCCCGGTGAGTCGTTACATCTGGGCAATGGTCAAAGCGGTTCGGGCTGGAATTACACCGTCAATTATCCCCAAGACCCACCACCGCCAGGCCCTTGGGACGTAGGCAGCGGCAGCGAAGAATTGAACGGCACATTCGACATGATGGGTAATGTAGCAGAGTGGATAGAAACCAGCGAATTTCTGAGTTCCGATTATGGAGTTCAGACCAATCGACTACTGCGCGGTGGGTCCCATCTCAGTTTCTATGGCCAAAACTTTGATTACGACGGAGATAACAACATTACCAACACCTACCCGAGCAATGAACAAGACTATATTGGGTTCCGTGTTGCCTCAGAACCTGAGCCCGCTATTTCGTTAGCAGCAGACCTAAACGAAGACGGCTTGGTAAATGTTGAAGATTTGGCAATATTCTCAAGCCAATGGCTACTGACAGAAAATTAAACACCAGTTTTTATAACGTTGCTGATTAAGAAAAGACCGGAATGAGAAAGTAAAATCTCTTATTCTGGTCTTTTTGTTTATTAGGAAGCTATTTGTAAGTCGGAGTGGCGAGATTCGAACTCACGACCCCTTGCTCCCAGATGAAAGAATGGCTTGGGAATTGATTTTTAAATAAAATAACATCTTGTAAAGAAGTAATACGTTAATTTGACAAACAAATTTAGTTTGATATAGTACTTATCATTATGAAAAATAAGAATAATAAAAAATCATTTATACGACTTATAAGCTGCAGTTTTTCAATGTTTGGTGCTTTTATTTACCCAAACGTTATTGCTGACAAAATCCCTGAGCGTCCTCGCAAAATTCCGGCTCACAGCAAAAGCGTATGGGAGGCTATAGGCGGAGACTTTCAAAAAGTAGGCGACACACTCTGCAATGCTGCTGAGAAAAGGAATTCAAGCCATGACCCGAAGAAAGAAAAAACAAAAACCGGCTAGTCGCAGAAATACCAACCCCTCCAGTAATCAACCAAGAAATAAAGAACAATCAACCCGTGGAATTGCTCAATTACATCACAAGCATTTCGAAGGCCCTATTCCTCCCCCTGAAGTTCTTGGAGCATATGAGCCTGAAATAGCTAAAACTATAGTACAGATGGCTCAGAATGAAAGCAAACATAGACATCAGATTGAAACTAATGAGCAGAAAAACAGAGCAGAATACATCCGGACGAAACAAAATCTTATTTATCAAACAACCCGCAACAGTCAGGTGTTCGCCTTTATAATTCTATTTATAACAATAACAGGCAGCATATTCCTGTTGTATAAAGGGAGAAATCTCAGCGGAGCAGGCACTTTCATTGCCGGAATCGCCCCTGCTCTAAAAGTCCTATTTTCCAATCCCAACAAGAAACAGACAGACAAAAAGCCCTGAAAACCATTTGACGATTTCAGGGCTTTGTTTATAAGTCGGAGTGGCGAGATTCGAACTCACGACCCCTTGCTCCCAAAGCAAGTGCTCTAGCCAAGCTGAGCTACACTCCGATTTTGAATAGACGGGGTATTTTACACAGACCCTTTTTCAATTCAAGATTATAATTGAGAATTTCGATGTTTTTTCAACTCGCAGGATTAAAGTATCTTTCTGCAAGATGAAACGGGAGGAAGAAAAAGCCCCGCCGGCGTGAATGCAGACGGGGCTTGAATATTCATATTCAGTTCTACCAAGCGAAATGAGCAAATGCTTTATTCGCTTCAGCCATCCTGTGCACATTTGTGCGCATTGTCATAGCTGAGCCTTCGCCCTTGTATGCATCGCATAGCTCTGCGGCGAGTCTTTCGGCCAAAGGCCTGCCCTTCTTGCCCCTAATGCCGTCGAGAATCCAGCGGAAGGCAAGAGCCCTCTGCCTGTTTGGCTTAACCTGCATAGGCACCTGATAGCTCGCACCGCCCACACGTTTACTGCGAACTTCAAGGGCAGGCTTTACATTTTCAATAGCCTTCTCGAAGACCTCATTAGGAGGACAATCCTTAATCCGTTTTTCAACAATACCCATCGCATCATAGAAAACTTTGCGTGCTACGCTCTTTTTCCCATCAAGCATAAGGCAATTGATAAATTTGGCAATCAGCTTACTTCCATAGACCGGATCAGCCTGAAGCTGAGTTGCAGATGCTGTAAATTTCTTTGCCATACTGTGCTTTATCCCTTATTCTAAAACAAAAATTACTTATTCTTAGCGCCGTACTTACTTCTTCCCTGCTTACGTCCGTCAACGCCCGCAGTATCGAGGGCGCCTCTGACAACGTGGTAACGCACACCCGGAAGGTCTCGTACACGACCGCCTCTGACAAGAACAGTACTGTGTTCCTGAAGGTTATGGTCTATGCCGGGAATATACGCTGTTACCTCTTTGCCGTTTGTAAGACGAACCCTTGTGATCTTACGAAGGGCAGAGTTCGGCTTCTTAGGTGTCTGCGTTCTAACTATAAGGCACACACCTCTTTTCTGCGGACATCCTCGGATATCCGAAATTCTTTTGCGGGAGGGCTTTTTCCTTCCCTTCCTAATCAGCTGGTTGATTGTGGGCATTATTAAAAACCTTTAATAAACTGTTAATATTTCATTCTTATCAGACCGCAGTTAAGGGGCTAGAGGCTTAAAGCCCGAGAGCTTCCCTTATAGCTGCATCAGCAGCGGCCTCTGCATCCTTGCTTTCCTTGATCTCTTCAGGTACAGGCTCTTCGGCATTGTAAACCACATTCAGTTTCTCGTAGTCCTTGAATCCAGTTCCGGCCGGTATGAGCCTTCCAAGAATTACATTCTCTTTAAGGCCGCGTAGCTTATCAATTCTACCGCTTAATGAAGCTTCAGTCAACACTTTTGTTGTTTCCTGGAAGCTCGCTGCTGAGATAAAGCTCTCAGACCTCAGAGAAGACTTGGTTATACCAAGAAGCAGGGTGTTTGCTGTAGCGGGCTGCGGGCGTTTGCCCTTAGCCGGCTCGCCAACGAGCAGCTCCACCTTCTCGTTAGCCTTTGTGAGCTCTTCTTTGCTCACTTTCTGGCCTTCTTTGAGATCGGTATCGCCCGGGTCAGTAATGATCAGCTCGTTTGCAAGCGCTGCATTAACCCGCTTAAACTCGCTTTTATCCACCACTTCTCCCGGGAGGAAACCGCTGTCTCCTACGGTATCAATCTCAACCTTGCGAAGCATCTGGGAAATAATTATTTCAACGTGTTTGTCGTTGATCTTAACATTCTGAGCACGATAAACATTCTGAATCTCGTTGAGCAGATAGCCCTGCAGGGCTTCTTCGCCTTTGATTCTCAGGATATCATGAGGCACGAGCGGCCCCTGAGTGAGCGGGTCGCCGGCCTGCACGGTATCACCTGCGTGTACGTTCAGGTGCCTGTCTCTTGGCACATGATGCTCACGCTCAAGGCCGGACTGCTCATTTCGTACGGTGATTGTAATCTTGCCTCTTCTGCGTTCACGCTGAAGCTCGACAACGCCGGAAATCTCCGCCATTGCAGCAGGTTCTTTCGGTTTTCTCGCCTCGAAGATTTCCGTAACTCGAGGCAGTCCGCCTGTAATATCCTGCGTGCCGTCTGATGCTCTTGGAAGTCTTGCCAGCAGCGCACCTGCCTTCACTTCCTGACCATCTTCCACATTTATTCGGGCCTTGGCCGGCAGATAATGCACATCAAGAATCTTTCCGGTTTCGTCTTCGATAACAACCTGCGGATGCCTGTCGCCTTTGTGTTCGATAACCACCGGATACGGCTTCTGTCCCTTGCGTTCTTCTTCAATTCGAACTGTTTCGCCTTCAATTATATCGTGCAGACGAATCCGGCCGTCAACCTCGGCAAGAATCGGGATACGGTGGGGGTCCCAGCGGAAGAGCTTCTGCCCCTTCTTCACCTTCTGCCCGTCCTTAACCTGAATGAAGTAGCCGTATTCCACAGGATACTTCTCCAGCTCACGGTCTCTATCGTCAACAATAGCAAGCTCAGATTTTCTCTTCAGGCAAACATATTCCTCGCCCTTCTCTGAGCTTACAGTAACATACTTGATATCGCGATACCTTATAGTACCGCCTCTGGCTGCCTTCTGGGCGTCTTCAACTACTGCACGGGAGGCAATACCGCCTGTATGGAAGGTACGCATAGTAAGCTGGGTGCCGGGCTCGCCGATAGACTGAGCGGCAACAATCCCAACTGCCATACCCTTCTCCACCTCGCGGCTCTTGCTCATATCCCAGCCGTAACATTTTGAACATACGCCTTCTCTGGCATCGCAAGTCAGAGCGCTTCGTACCCTGATTGAATCAAGGCCGAGCTCTTCTAATTTCGCTGCTGCTTTCGGTGTTATAATCTCGTTCTCCGCAACGATCATCTCATCACGGATCGGATCTTTAATGTTATCTCTTGCCGTTCTTCCCACAATCATAGCACTGAGCGGGATATCAACGGCCTCATCTTTGTAAACTGTAGTTTTGGTAACGCCCTGAAGCGTGCCGCAGTCGTCTTCGGTAACGATAACATTCTGAGCAACATCAGCCAGCTTACGAGTGAGGTAGCCCGAATCAGCAGTCTTGAGTGCCGTATCGGCAAGACCTTTACGAGCACCATGAGTAGAGCTGAAATACTCAAGCACGTTAAGCCCTTCACGGAAGTTGGATTTAATGGGCGTTTCGATAATCTCACCGCTCGGCTTTGCCATCAATGCACGCATACCTGCAAGCTGCATAATCTGATCAACACTGCCTCGAGCTCCGGAGTGTCTCATTACCCATATCGGATTGAGATAAGGCTTCCCGTCTCTTGTATCGCTCTGGAGGCTGTCAAGCATAGCGTTTGTAACTTCAATCCTCGCATGCGTCCAAACGTCAATAATCTGGTTCTTTCGTTCTGTTTCGGTAAGCAGTCCCTCTGAGTAGTTGTCGGAGATTTTATCTACTTCTTTCTGCGCCTTGTCCAGGATCTCCATCTTTGTTTCGGGCACTTTCAGGTCTGTAATGCCGAAGCTGAGCCCCGCAAGAGCTGCATACTTAAACCCAAGATCCTTCACTTCATCAAGGATATCAACCGTAGCACCGCTGCCAATTCTCTGATAGCACTCGCTGATCACTTTTCCAAGCTGCTTGCTGCTCATCAGAAGATTGAAGAACGGAATCTCAACAGGGAAGATATCGTTGAA
This window of the Sedimentisphaera salicampi genome carries:
- the rpoC gene encoding DNA-directed RNA polymerase subunit beta' encodes the protein MIEPGFEKINNFDSVKITLASPDDIRSWSFGEVKKPETINYRTYRAEKEGLFCERIFGPERDYECACGRHKGTKFKGIICERCGVKVAPSRVRRKRMGHITLAAPVVHIWFFKAMPSRLSTLLGFKTSDLEKIVYFQDYVVIDPGETPLEENQLLSEEEYRDAVSKYGREFRASMGAEAVEELVDKLDLELLSVELHEQINSTGSKQKINELSKRLKTVNALRESGNDPRNMIMKVLPVIPPDLRPLVMLESGNFATSDLNDLYRRIINRNNRLAKLMDLNAPEVIIRNEKRMLQQAVDALLDNNRCRRPVVGSNSRALKSLTDMIKGKQGRFRENLLGKRVDYSARSVIVVGPWLKLNQCGLPKKIALELYQPFIIRRLREKGYADTVKSAKRMLERREDCVWDILEEVIYQHPILLNRAPTLHRMGIQAFEPVLVEGNAIHLHPLACKGFNADFDGDQMAVHLPLSSEAQVEAHTLILATNNIFSPANGSPNLTPSQDIVLGNYYLTTVVAGEKGEGMIFRDTYEAISAYDRGVVSAHAKVKVRLPDGKEFMDENGVREGGVVETTAGRCLFNDIFPVEIPFFNLLMSSKQLGKVISECYQRIGSGATVDILDEVKDLGFKYAALAGLSFGITDLKVPETKMEILDKAQKEVDKISDNYSEGLLTETERKNQIIDVWTHARIEVTNAMLDSLQSDTRDGKPYLNPIWVMRHSGARGSVDQIMQLAGMRALMAKPSGEIIETPIKSNFREGLNVLEYFSSTHGARKGLADTALKTADSGYLTRKLADVAQNVIVTEDDCGTLQGVTKTTVYKDEAVDIPLSAMIVGRTARDNIKDPIRDEMIVAENEIITPKAAAKLEELGLDSIRVRSALTCDAREGVCSKCYGWDMSKSREVEKGMAVGIVAAQSIGEPGTQLTMRTFHTGGIASRAVVEDAQKAARGGTIRYRDIKYVTVSSEKGEEYVCLKRKSELAIVDDRDRELEKYPVEYGYFIQVKDGQKVKKGQKLFRWDPHRIPILAEVDGRIRLHDIIEGETVRIEEERKGQKPYPVVIEHKGDRHPQVVIEDETGKILDVHYLPAKARINVEDGQEVKAGALLARLPRASDGTQDITGGLPRVTEIFEARKPKEPAAMAEISGVVELQRERRRGKITITVRNEQSGLEREHHVPRDRHLNVHAGDTVQAGDPLTQGPLVPHDILRIKGEEALQGYLLNEIQNVYRAQNVKINDKHVEIIISQMLRKVEIDTVGDSGFLPGEVVDKSEFKRVNAALANELIITDPGDTDLKEGQKVSKEELTKANEKVELLVGEPAKGKRPQPATANTLLLGITKSSLRSESFISAASFQETTKVLTEASLSGRIDKLRGLKENVILGRLIPAGTGFKDYEKLNVVYNAEEPVPEEIKESKDAEAAADAAIREALGL
- the rpsL gene encoding 30S ribosomal protein S12 codes for the protein MPTINQLIRKGRKKPSRKRISDIRGCPQKRGVCLIVRTQTPKKPNSALRKITRVRLTNGKEVTAYIPGIDHNLQEHSTVLVRGGRVRDLPGVRYHVVRGALDTAGVDGRKQGRSKYGAKNK
- a CDS encoding formylglycine-generating enzyme family protein, giving the protein MRFFLAIGFCLCFISGIIWADTFGTGSDQFDMDFVTISGESNPNSGYGIVDGDYRMGKFEITNDQWNKFVNINGAPTGDPSDAYDQNGGWSGANVPTNEVSWHEAAQFVNWLNTSKGYQAAYKFTGTKGQSDYALDTWSATEADNGTNLYRHKDAFYYLPTHDEWIKAAYWNGTERQTYATKPGESLHLGNGQSGSGWNYTVNYPQDPPPPGPWDVGSGSEELNGTFDMMGNVAEWIETSEFLSSDYGVQTNRLLRGGSHLSFYGQNFDYDGDNNITNTYPSNEQDYIGFRVASEPEPAISLAADLNEDGLVNVEDLAIFSSQWLLTEN
- the rpsG gene encoding 30S ribosomal protein S7, with the translated sequence MAKKFTASATQLQADPVYGSKLIAKFINCLMLDGKKSVARKVFYDAMGIVEKRIKDCPPNEVFEKAIENVKPALEVRSKRVGGASYQVPMQVKPNRQRALAFRWILDGIRGKKGRPLAERLAAELCDAYKGEGSAMTMRTNVHRMAEANKAFAHFAW
- a CDS encoding DUF2335 domain-containing protein, which codes for MTRRKKKQKPASRRNTNPSSNQPRNKEQSTRGIAQLHHKHFEGPIPPPEVLGAYEPEIAKTIVQMAQNESKHRHQIETNEQKNRAEYIRTKQNLIYQTTRNSQVFAFIILFITITGSIFLLYKGRNLSGAGTFIAGIAPALKVLFSNPNKKQTDKKP
- a CDS encoding ATP-binding protein, which gives rise to MAKKTQREKSRQRKKLKIQLRLMLKSIDLRPHSVASKCRLQFGLAIIVILTLALLFPYLWMNKLADKAGYDTVVTVSKLVIKNELEGNSDFSEKYIQQEGLRDTKESESFIRWVDLRTAEAEKQADLSEKQKQIIQKLRESSETNMRFWRTESKDKAYNNLLRLVTNEEVYSNDAIQELNAANPKQVVGAVIVKLLDENRGKTMLMNKICIIFAGFLAGCGAIITVYVIIQRVILSPIRQLRALVSNVSEGNINARSSIKTNDEYQRFAEGFNQMLDGLRDSQQKLRKANKQLDEKIVELSERNVELFKANKLKNEFLANMSHEFRTPLNAIIGFSDLLRDNTPRSPEKISRYAGNISESGRNLLSMINDLLDLAKAEAGRLELRIDKTSVPELCRGVVSFFYGMVQKKNISLELEVDDEIPIIKTDASKVQQILYNFISNAIKFTPEEGEIKMDVMMADEKTVRISVTDTGCGIPKDQQESIFGKFRQLDGSITRMVPGSGLGLAISKELANLLAANIGVESEPERGATFYLEIPVILEEENKEE